In a single window of the Methylococcus sp. Mc7 genome:
- a CDS encoding dicarboxylate/amino acid:cation symporter: MAGRRIFKELYVQVILAVIVGVALGALWPELGVKLKPLGDGFVKLIKMMIAPIVFVTVTLGIGKVGDLRKVGSVGLKALIYFEGLTTVALVIGLVVVNVLQPGAGIHADPKTLDAAALNPYTGGAKTLNGVDFVLNIIPASAVDAFAKGDILQVLLVSVLFGVAMSRQGERGKLVLDFLERVSEALFATIGLIMRAAPVGALGAMAFTIGKYGPDTLLSLGKLMGGVYLTCVSFVVLVLGAVARLAGFSLWRLLGLIKEELWLVLGTSSSEAALPRLMEKLEGAGCPRPIVGLVVPTGYSFNLDGTAIYLTMAAVFVAQATDTPLTLGHQLTLLAVLLLTSKGAAAVTGAGFITLAATLSSLDVVPVAGLALLLGVDRFMSEARAITNLIGNAVATLAVTRWERAVEDTGSSVWTPRSVLAPRASPDRDQQPGRHGAGADVAQQPERRQSPQGRAALHRHHDGRGDDQRRGDQP, encoded by the coding sequence ATGGCCGGGCGGCGCATATTCAAGGAACTCTACGTCCAGGTGATCCTGGCGGTGATCGTCGGGGTGGCGCTGGGCGCCCTCTGGCCGGAGCTGGGGGTGAAGCTGAAGCCTCTGGGCGACGGTTTCGTCAAGCTCATCAAGATGATGATCGCGCCGATCGTGTTCGTGACGGTGACGCTTGGCATCGGCAAGGTCGGCGATTTGCGCAAGGTCGGCAGCGTCGGGCTGAAGGCATTGATCTACTTCGAGGGGCTGACGACCGTGGCGCTGGTGATCGGCCTGGTCGTGGTCAACGTCCTGCAGCCGGGGGCGGGCATCCACGCCGACCCCAAGACCCTGGACGCCGCGGCGCTGAACCCATACACCGGCGGCGCCAAGACCCTGAACGGCGTGGACTTCGTGCTGAACATCATCCCCGCCAGCGCGGTCGACGCCTTCGCCAAGGGCGACATCCTGCAGGTGCTGCTGGTCTCGGTGCTGTTCGGCGTCGCCATGAGCAGGCAGGGCGAGCGCGGCAAGCTGGTGCTGGATTTCCTGGAACGGGTGTCGGAAGCCTTGTTCGCCACCATCGGCCTCATCATGCGGGCGGCGCCGGTAGGCGCTTTGGGGGCGATGGCGTTCACCATCGGCAAATACGGACCGGACACCCTGCTGTCGCTGGGCAAGCTGATGGGCGGGGTCTATCTGACCTGCGTCTCCTTCGTGGTCCTGGTGCTGGGGGCCGTGGCGCGGCTCGCGGGCTTCAGCCTGTGGCGGCTGCTGGGGCTCATCAAGGAGGAGCTGTGGCTGGTGTTGGGCACTTCTTCATCGGAAGCCGCCTTGCCGCGGCTCATGGAAAAACTGGAAGGCGCGGGATGCCCGCGTCCGATCGTCGGGCTGGTGGTGCCGACCGGCTATTCCTTCAACCTGGACGGGACGGCGATCTACCTGACGATGGCGGCGGTGTTCGTGGCCCAGGCGACGGACACGCCGCTGACCCTCGGCCACCAGCTCACCCTGCTGGCGGTGCTGCTGTTGACCTCCAAAGGCGCGGCGGCCGTGACCGGGGCGGGCTTCATCACCCTCGCCGCCACGCTGTCCTCGCTGGACGTGGTGCCGGTCGCGGGGCTGGCGCTGCTGCTCGGGGTGGACCGGTTCATGTCGGAGGCGCGGGCGATCACCAACCTGATCGGCAACGCCGTCGCCACGCTGGCCGTCACCCGCTGGGAGCGGGCGGTCGAAGACACCGGGAGCAGTGTCTGGACGCCGCGATCAGTGCTTGCCCCGCGTGCCTCGCCAGATCGCGACCAGCAGCCAGGTCGCCATGGCGCTGGCGCCGACGTAGCCCAGCAGCCCGAACGCCGGCAGTCCCCACAGGGTCGGGCCGCCCTGCACCGTCATCACGATGGCCGAGGCGATGATCAGCGCCGAGGCGACCAGCCCTAA